In the Streptomyces formicae genome, one interval contains:
- the tsaE gene encoding tRNA (adenosine(37)-N6)-threonylcarbamoyltransferase complex ATPase subunit type 1 TsaE, with the protein MEAPHHQAPATTLKITVNSPEQMGELGRRLAKILRPGDLVMLTGELGAGKTTLTRGLGEGLDVRGAVTSPTFVIARVHPPLGAGPALVHVDAYRLGGGLDEMEDLDLDVSLPDSVIVVEWGDGKVEELSDDRLRVVIDRAVGDTTDEVREVTLTGLGARWSGEDLTLLAA; encoded by the coding sequence ATGGAAGCACCGCACCACCAGGCCCCGGCCACCACCCTCAAGATCACGGTCAACTCCCCCGAGCAGATGGGCGAGTTGGGCCGCCGCCTGGCCAAGATCCTTCGTCCCGGCGACCTCGTCATGCTCACGGGTGAGCTCGGGGCCGGAAAGACGACGCTGACCAGAGGGCTCGGCGAGGGCCTCGACGTGCGCGGCGCCGTCACGTCCCCGACCTTCGTGATCGCCCGCGTCCACCCGCCGCTCGGCGCGGGCCCCGCGCTGGTGCACGTCGACGCGTACCGCCTGGGCGGCGGGCTCGACGAGATGGAGGACCTGGACCTCGACGTCTCGCTCCCCGACTCGGTGATCGTCGTCGAATGGGGCGACGGCAAGGTCGAGGAACTCTCGGACGACCGCCTGCGGGTGGTCATCGACCGCGCGGTCGGCGACACGACGGACGAGGTCCGCGAGGTCACGCTGACGGGCCTCGGGGCGCGCTGGTCGGGCGAGGACTTGACGCTGCTCGCGGCGTAG
- the tsaB gene encoding tRNA (adenosine(37)-N6)-threonylcarbamoyltransferase complex dimerization subunit type 1 TsaB, whose product MLLLALDTATPAVTVALHDGSSVIAESSQVDARRHGELLLPAVDRVLADAGLRLDAVTGIVVGVGPGPYTGLRVGLMTADTFGLALGVPVHGVCTLDGLAYASGIASGPFVVATDARRKEVYWARYDDVRTRASDAAVDRPADIAAEVEGLPAVGAGALLYPDTFPDARAPEHVSAAALASLAAEKLAAGEELLEPRPLYLRRPDAQVPKNYKVVTPK is encoded by the coding sequence GTGCTCTTGCTCGCTCTGGATACCGCAACGCCCGCCGTCACCGTCGCCCTCCACGACGGCTCCTCCGTCATCGCGGAGTCGAGCCAGGTGGACGCCCGCCGTCACGGAGAACTGCTGCTTCCGGCCGTCGACCGGGTGCTCGCCGACGCCGGGCTCAGACTCGACGCCGTGACCGGCATCGTCGTCGGCGTGGGCCCCGGCCCCTACACAGGACTGCGCGTCGGCCTGATGACCGCCGACACGTTCGGCCTCGCGCTCGGCGTCCCGGTGCACGGGGTGTGCACCCTGGACGGCCTCGCGTACGCCTCCGGAATCGCGTCGGGCCCCTTCGTGGTGGCCACCGACGCCCGGCGCAAAGAGGTCTACTGGGCGCGCTACGACGACGTACGCACTCGTGCGAGTGATGCCGCCGTCGACCGGCCCGCGGACATCGCCGCCGAGGTCGAGGGGCTGCCCGCCGTCGGCGCGGGCGCGCTGCTCTATCCGGACACGTTCCCCGACGCGCGCGCCCCCGAGCACGTGTCGGCCGCCGCGCTCGCCTCGCTGGCCGCCGAGAAGCTGGCCGCGGGCGAGGAGCTCCTCGAGCCCCGGCCGCTGTACCTGCGCCGTCCCGACGCGCAGGTGCCCAAGAACTACAAGGTGGTCACCCCCAAGTGA